gttgaatccaaaacggctcttttggggacaaggttctggtcagcttcaggtttgcaggccaatcctgttatctgatttcttcagtcgccaggtttgtcttcttcttgcatGTTTCGTCCttttgtgccagtttgtcttttagcaaagaacagttgacccatgcatctcagaatttggcttttgcgtaattccaaggcttctattattggtgcagacagtagTCGGATTTTGTCTTTTACCTAATGGATCATtcgtgctgtcctgaagatcactcggcATGACTTTGATATCCATTgtcttttgattgttgccaattcagatactgagttctcttgtactcagcttccatggttaGCTTCATTCTGCGAGATttagttctgaagaagacttctcttctttgattctgagttgcgttccactcatcttcgttgattagcttgacctttaagcttctgttctgaagatgacatatcttctattatgctgagttgcactccactcagcttgtgttgtgttctcatgctgacttcgtcctgtcttactttttatttccttttgcatttatatttatactcaacattgaacaaacatattagtacaattaaatcaaagcacttaaaatttaattgcctcttaatcatggattaatttaaaccattttgtcaaatcaaaatcttgtggaaaggtgtttcaacacaaagcacattcaaacaaaagatcttacaccaaatttctatctctgtgtaaaagctagattgaagttgtattcatctaaagtgttcttcatttagaaagaacaagtttgtatcaattgtaaaaattgagagagtggtgctgagtactcagttttagtactcagcggtagagaaaatctaagtgctgggttgtagcgcttagtggagttgagtagacgaatagaggacggtactcttgcatattcaactgccttgtaaacggtttgtgctctacctttaaagagatcagtagtggattgaaaaagcccggagggattctggggactggacgtaggcggagaggccgaaccaggataagtctgctgagttaattctaaccctttctctcaatatatatctgtatgtgttgcttgctttaATTACTCAGGagataaattgtataagctgacactgagtaaaccagagtgctgagttggaagctgaccataaTCGTGTcgattcccaactcacaagtaaaacagttctagtcagcttctgactaaagctatcttacacctcactcggccgtgctggCCTAAACCgagttaagaaaataaaagaattacatTAAGTCAACATAATTAATAGAAaaggttatattagttcctaaccccctcccccccttggaactaattacacgggaccaacacataGATCATGTGAAACGATTGCTTCAAGCATGATTATAAGAATCCTATGATCTCCTCTAACCTATTGTCCTTTCCACCAAACTAGACAACTCTTCCAAACCTATTACATGCAATAAAGACTTCTAAGCATCCTAAGAAATACATGAGTTTCCTCGTGCATTTGAAACAAGCGATGTACATTATCACATTAGACCTCCTGATATATATTGATCCAAATACTTCAATAATAAcacgataaaaaaaattctaggcATTCTAACGCAATGCACTCAACAATTCTGATGTACTCATCTGCACGATCAGCAAGTTCTCCATAGGCAAGAATGAGAATAACCGTTGTGCATTTTTGAATTGGAGTAAATCCATTCTTTCTTGCAACATCGACCATTTGTTGGAAATACATTGTATGATTCCCTAAGGCCTccactatatatatatgaacAATTGTTTACTCATTTGAAACCTTCTATGACAAAATTGATCATTATATACTGGTTCATTAACAAAGTAATCTTTGTACATTTTTCAGGATTTCGATCTACATATTTTCTACGACAAGTTGGTACGAATGGTTATGCTACTTATTGTAAGAAATGGAAATCCatttgttcatttattttgtcCCATAAATTTCTAACATCACTCATTCTATATTGAAAAATGTTATATTCATCCTCACGTCACCTTTTTTGCTTTGAGATTATGAAAAAAGTTGAGGTGTTTTCGAATTTATGATAGTTCCAGACTAAGTGTTTTCGAATTTCAacacatgtttttttatttatttgggaAGTTTGATCTTAAGTATTAACTTCAAGTCAAGTATTGTTATTATGGAACCTTAGAGATCTATTACTGTACAAGTTTTGTACAAGTTTAATACAATGATGGAATGAATggtttaatatataattacacATATAACTTCTATTAAACTTAAACTTGTAGTAGCTTTTATTAAACTTAAACTTCTAACTTTTTTATCATTTGACATCTTGAACTTATACTTCATCACACACGtaaacttatcaattttaggCCTTTAACCTCCTGACATGAAATGGACCATCAAGTGAAAGTTTGATTCAATGGTGTCATGTTAATTATGAAGTATGCCAAATTAGTAAATAAGGGTGTCAGATATCCAAAATTGAAAGCTTAGGTGTTCGATGGATCCAAGTTCAAGGTGTCAAATGGCAAAAAGCCATAAATTTAGATGTGTAATTATATATTTGGCATGAAAGTATCACCAAACTGAACCCTACGATGCTTGTGCATTTCAAAAGTAAGTCATTGAGTGTCACATCACATGTTCCAAAATTACAAAAGGAGAATCCAGGGATAAGAGCAAAGGAACAGTTGATTACAAATCAAGTAACACTAACAAAAGTCCCAATTTAGAGTAAAAGTAAATACAAAACTTTAATAGAATGaacaaagaataaagaaagtgcAAGAACTTCAAATGCAATGTAGTTTTTACATGATAATCTCAGCCAAGTTGATTATTTTAAACTTCAAATCAAATAGTTTTATGATGCAAATAAAAATGACAACTGTGAAATTTATGGTAGCAAGGAATAATTTAACCTTATAATAACATGTCAAGTCTACTGTGTTATAAAACATGTAATAATCTTTACCATCCAAAATCGATGGAATCACCTTCTATTTACCATCCAATGGGTACAGTTTTCTTAATTTCATTGCAGCACCATACCAATGAATAATACCAGTAGATGATCAAATAGCATTTTGCAGTTACATTATCATCTTACAATTTCTGGAAAAGTATTTGGGATGAGATAGATCTGCATAATTTAGGCTTATAATTTGATTTTGCGAGGAAGGCGGCCACATTGACCCTGTAATCTCAGAATCTTTCTAGCAAAATCTTGGTTACCAGTCAACAATAATCCATCAAGAACCTGATTGAAAGTGAACTTTCCAGGTAGAAATCCTCTATCAACCATTTTAATTAATAAGTTCCCAGCCACCAAGAGATCATCTGATTTTTTCCTCACAAACATGGCACTTATTAGTATATTGTAAGTATCCAAATTTGGCAAGCAGTCCCCACTACCCATCTTCTTAAACAAATCTAACCCCTTATCAATCTCTCCACCATCACAAAAGTACCTAATCGAAATATTGTATGTTTGAACATTTGGCTCACATTCATCATCTTTCATTCTTTCCATAAATGTCATAGCCCTCTGCATTTCGCCTGCGTAACATAATCCTCTAATCACCAAATTATAAGTCGTTGAATTAGGGACATAACCCTTTTTCACCATCTCCTCAAAAACCATTATAGCATTCTCTACATTATCCTTCTTACAAAGAACCTGAATCAAAGCATTGTAAGTTGCCACAGAAGGAAGCACACCTTCATTTACCATCCGATTAAAAACATTTTGAGCTCTCTTTATCTCACCAACAACACCAAACCCATGGATCAGACTAGTGTAAGTAACAACATCAATCTCACACTTCCTCCTCTTCATTTCCAAAAATAAATCCCAAGCTTCATTAATCTGACCAAATTTAAGATACCCATTAAGCATTGTATTATAAGTAGTCAAATTTGGAGTTAATCCTCTCTCCACCATCTCCTTTAACACCTCTAAGGCTTTTGGAGTTCTCTTAATCAAACACCATCCATTAACCATTATGTTATAAGTAATATGATCAGCCTTAAACTTTCCTCTTAGTGCCTTAAACAAATTATAAGCCATTTCAACTCGTTTTGACTTGCACAACACATCAAGAAGCGTATTAAATGAAGATAAATCTTGAAAGCAACCATATTCATGCATTGACATGAAAAGATTTAAAGCTTTGTGGGGTTTCCCCATGGAAGCATACCTTTCAGCTACGATGGCAAAGGTTCTCGGGGAGGGACCAAAGCGGTAAGAGTGCATATGGGAAATGAGGGTCCTCATAGTACGGAAATCACAGAGGCGAGCTGAAATATCAATTACATGGTCAAAGGAGGAAGCATGGTGAGAGTAGGAAGGATGGTGGGATAAGAGGTTGAAGAATTGGAGGGCCTTAGGGCCGTGGTTCCATAGGCGTTTAAGGACTGCGTTCACCAGTTCCGGAGACCATTTGATAGTGGGGGAATGAAGGGATTGTGCTAGAGTTCGTGAGTTTGAAGAATTTAGAATCAGAGCAGCTAACTCAGTGGCTTCTGACAAAACTGGTGGAGGAGAGCTGGTAAGGTTGCAGTGAGGTTTTGTCTATTGGCGAAGGGGGAGCTGTAAGTGGTTAACTCTGGATAGCTTAGTAAACATTTTTGGTCATATTTTGCAGGTTGTCATGAGAAGGATCACATTTTTAACTTCGGAACTCTAACCCGGAGAAGGAGAAATTCTACTATGGTCCAGGTTCACTTGAACCCAGCCAATCAGAATGTGACACATTGGTACTAGAGACCATATTAGAATTTTTACCCAAGAAGGAAAAGTGCAAAAAGCATAATTTGGCCAGGTTAAATTTGTTAAGTTTGCTCATCTACCTTTATTTTGGTTTATTTAGCTCCAGCACTTGTATTTTGTGGACAATCCAATCCCTCCTTAACAGATCAGTTAGTCCTGCACACCAAGTGACGTTAAGAGGTGAGCTGGTCAAAGCCTACTTACTTCCATGTTCATGCAGCTTGCGACGTCATCAGAGCACCACTTGCCACATTTTCCCACATCAACTTAATCTTTGCTTCTTTCTCCCTGTTAACGCTGAGAagtaaaaacaaaaagagaagtTTATGTTTATCAGAAAGAAGAGCAAAAATCTAAACAGAAACAACATTTCATGTTTCATACCTCAAATTATAACCCACTTCAGACCAAATATCATGCAGAGCCAAAATTGAACATGAGCCAACAAACAAGAATCAATTTTGAACCCTATTTCTCTGCATCTAATTTATTAAAGTTAGgaaaaaattttaataaatactTAGACTTGCTCAACTTTGAATAAATTACTAATGACAGTATGTCACCAGATAAAGTCTGGCAAACAGGGAGAAAGAAGCaaagatcaatatttttctctttttcaccAAAAGTCTGACTAACAGAAAATAAGAACCTTTAATATGGAACCTGAATACACTTCTAGGTCACTCCAAGTTGTTGAAATGACTCAAGAAATATGATAACGATGACCCTTTAATTCTGTGTTTGTAACGGActgaaaacttttgcataagaATTTTGACAAGAACTTGCAAACTGAGCAGATTAATATTAGATTTTCACAATATGAAATTCAACTTTTTGATCAATTCTTAAACCTGATAGGGACGGAAATGGAATTGGTGGTATAAATTTAATGCTTAATTAAGTCTAATAAGATGCactaacaaaataaatatttaccTTGCCCATCTACCAGAAATCAATACACCTGAAACTACCCTAGCCAAATTACGCATATCCATCCAGAGACACCACCAATTCAAAcacaaaaacattaaaaaaacacaGCTTAATTATGATAAAGAGGAGAAAATGAAAAATCACCACTGCTCTACGAAGTTTACTAATGTCCCTCTCGGTAGATGAAGCTCGAGGCCGTATTTTTGAACGACTTCGGTTTCTTGCGTTACCAGCTCGAAATGCAACTCCCAGTCCCACTGCCCCTTCTACTATACGATTTGCGTAATCACTCTTGAAGCTTACTGGTTAGAGTTCATGTATTTCCCTCAAATTTTCTCCTACCGTTGATTTTAGTCCCTCTCTCTTTCTgcatctttttcttttcagttAAGTAAGGGAAAATTATTAGAGGGTCCTGGACTTCGAGGAGCGAGAGATCGCCTGAATTGGAAATGGTAATCAGGAACAACGAAGGAACGAGTTTCCGCTTGAGAAAATGAATCGCCCGTCTGAGAAGACGACGACAGGAGGGAACTTGCAGGAAGGAATCACGAATGGTAGGGAAGTCTCAATGGAATCGCGaaaaggtttttggggaagatgTTGAATCGTTTCGTTCTTAGACTGAGGGTCTCTTGTTTGGGATTAAATAGAAGGTCAAATTACAATTCAAGACCAACAAATGGTAGCTACATGTTTAAAAGTTGGTTATTGTTAATGTGGCAGCCATTATACTTTTCAATGTGTTTTTGCTCTGAATTCGTTGGagtataaaattcaaaataaataattttattaaaataaatttaagttgAGTTAGAATTGAAAAGTTCAGTTACCAATCATGCTTTTAACCCAAACGTGAGTGACGTGGAAAATGGTAATCAATGACGTGGCAAATATTAGGGTTTTGAAAAGATGCCCTCCGCTCTTTCCCTCTTCTCGATTTTTTAATTCCTGCTTCCCTCCCTCTCAATTTCCTTTTTTTCTCCTTCCATTTTCACTCAAGTCTTCTCGATTTTTTAATTCCTGCTTCCCTCCCTCTCAATTTCCTTTTTTTCTCCTTCCATTTTCACTCAAGTCGACCTCTGTTTCAATTCCCGATTACTTCTTCCTCCTCTGCCGCTGCACCAGACTCGCTGGTCCACTGGAGGAGATCGGATTCACTGTTCCGGCTTAGCTTTAGAGCAGGAGGAAATCGAAGTGGGTAAGTCCATTGGCATAAAGATTGGAGGAGAGTATCAGCCTAATTTTAAGGGAGGAGCAGAACGAAGGCCCGTGGTCAGATACTCTGAATCTCTCTCTTTTTTCCCGGGGATTAAAATTTCTGAAAACTTGTTTTGTTATGCAACGAaacttgttttgttttgttagaGGAGGTAATGGAATGGAAAGGAAAAGGTAGTGATGGAAATGATGGTTATTTAATCTTGTTTGGAAGTTGTAGAGTTAATGAGAGTATGCTAAAAGTTTACATTACTTCCATTAACAACGTTTTTGGAGGTTAGAGATATAGAGTTTACTGAGTAAACTATTAACCCTTCTTAACCTTCATTTACTCTCAACAGTAAGCTGCCAAACAAGGATAATTTAAAAGTTTCATTCCATTACTTCCAAGGataatttaaaagtttacattccattacttccattaacctccTCACAACGATGGTATAGGATTGAGATACAGTTAGTTGCTATTTAGTGGTCGTTGGATTTATATTTATGCTGCTTCTTGTATTCTTTAATATATGTAATCTTTGTTTTATGTGGTTTTTTAGGTTCTTTGAAAACTCGCATATACATATGTGATATTCCTTTTTGTATCATTTAAAAGTTAGCCAACTCTGGGTTGAGAAATCGTTATTGAACTTGAACAAATAGAAAAATGAATCTGGCTTTCCTTTTTCGAACAGCTTGAATTGATTGGGTAAAGACACAATTTAAGTCAAAGTTTCGTGTATACCAATTAGGAGATGACACTGATATAAATATCTGGATCTCAATAAGGAAAATTATCGGCATTGtattagaaataaaatctaTGTGAATGCAATATACTTTTAAACTTTGTTCTACTATGGAGTCAAAAAATAtagaattgatatttttttggcATGGATTCTTGTCTGTGATACATTATTAATTCACCAAGTCATTTGattaaaaaagttaaaaagaaaGTGTATCATGCATTGTATGAATCCGAATTTCAAAATCTAATGAATGATAATTTgcttaatttaatatttaatcaaaattaatattCTATTAGAGCACCTCCGGTGGTTCTTGAAAGGGAGTAATTTgcaaatatgaaaaatataaagtGGGTGTCTAACCACTAGAGTGGGAAAAAAATTGTCGTATTCAGTTTTGGAGGGTGTCCAAATTTGGATACTGATCTCACAAGGAAAAGAGACAACGATTTTGATGCGCCTGATGTGGATGGGACAAGACGCAGCTGATGTGTCGGTTGTGAGAGTGTTGCGTGAGTTTCAGACGCCTAGAGGGTAATTTAGTCTTAGTTTCATGTTATGTTTGCATAAAATGATAATATTCTTGCCTTCTCATTGTGAGTTATATTCTCCCTTTATGCATAGTTATTGAAGGCGTGCCTTCGGCACAAGGCTTTCGAGGTCCTAGGCCTTGAACCTCAGAATGCCAAACACGGGCTCTGTTTCAAAGGCTCATGCCTAGGCGTACCTATTGTGGTTATGGTGGACCTCTTTGATTTAGAGTTTTGTTTAgggttttatatttttatttagattataatCTCCATTATTCGTTAGAATATCATCTAGTgtccaaaataaataaacaagaaagaaaaagaaatagccCTATCAATTCAATACTAGCAAGTATGAATCTGTGGGTGGAACTTTGAAGTCATCGAAGAAGAAACTATCATGATGAAGGGAATGGGAACCTTGAAGATTAATTTGTTGATGTTGGAAATGGTGGTGGTGATACCAATGAGTGATATATATTGAGACTCTTGATAAAAagtagttattttttttttttttttggtagaaataaaAAGTAGTTATTGATTAACTTTGAATTTGGTTGAACTTTAGAACTTATTATTATGAATAACTTGGGATTTATTACATGCTAGAATTTATGATTAAGATTATGGATATCATttaatatatgttgcattttaGAATTTATCACTTCATGTTAATTGTTGTCAgttatcattttttatatattacatTTCTTAGTGCGCCTGTGCCTTGCCCCTAGGCTCTAGGACCTTGCTATGCCTTTGTGACAGTCcatttatttctttgggtaaataTTGCAGCCATTCTGTTAACTTCAGGTTTGTTTTTCAGAATTTTTATATAACACTTTCTTCAATGAGGAGAGCTGATTTTGGAAGTACTCGAACtagaaatttgaaaaataatctGGAAATAATTATAACTTGTAAACATCATTaatattatgttttaaattccATTGTTGAATTTTCTTTTCCGATAGACAACTATTCaaattgaaacattattgaagATAATATGTTCTATTCAAGTGAGAAAGAGTACTGATGGCTTTTTGTTTTGGTTCTACTCAAATAGATAGATGGATGtttattaaaattctatttAGTTTAACagatatttattaaaatttgatgtTTTACTTTAGGGATGTTTATCTCAATTTGATTGTTGTTCTAGTTTGATGGATGTATATTAGAAATTGGATGGATGTACTACTAAAATTAATGGATGTTATAGTTTATGGACAATTGAAATTTGATcataaatatattgtattttgattgtttttatgaatattaatAAGTTGTGGAGATTTTTGAGTTTTCCATGTTATTGATTTTTCAAGTGTTAGCAAATTGGGTCATGTTAATTGGTTGGGCTAGGTTATGCTAATAGCTTAGTTTGTGTAACACAGGGTCGAATTAGCAAATTGGATTTTGTAGCTCAAATAAGTTTAGTTACTTAAACCTTTTATGTGTGTCTTGTTTAGGGGTGCAAGCGAGCCAGGGTGGTTCGCAAACTGTccaagctcggctcggtcaaagctcggtcaaagctcgactCGATAGAGCTCGGTTCGAGTTCGGGATCGGCTCGAAACATTCATGAGCCAAATCGAGTTTTCTtaggttcggctcgaaagctcgtgagcgGGCTCGATTGATTTTTTAactactatatatattttaataatgaatttataatgtaaaaaaataattctTTGATTtacactaaaaaaaataaaaacacatgTAATCTatattagtaaaaaaacgtTTAAATAGGAGTGGCCCAATTTATAATTAGGGTCCATTAGCTTGGATTAAGGCCTAAGCAGATCTTTCCTCTATGTTATTGGCCCAAATGAATAACGTTTtgaacaataaataaaaatttcataaaCCTAATTAAACTACAGCAGTATTCTTCTCACGCCACCCACACCACGCCGATTTTCTCTGTTCTCGTTCTCTCTATCTACATACACACAGCCAGGGGCGGAACCAGGGGGGTTGAGTGTGGCTCTAGCCCCGGCAACCGGCTgggggaaaaaaaaaaatttttattacaaaacgacgtcgttttggtcaTGAgaaaaacgacgtcgttttgattttaatgaaaataaatcAGAACTAAAAGGCACAGCACAGCACAGCACAACAgctaaattaatacctaaatcCCTAATTCAGAAGAGGAGAGCAACGAACGTAGACGATATCGCACACCGCCGGCTCAACTCAAGGGAATCGCACAAGACAAGAGGAGAGGAGCAGCCAGTCTCCACCGCCGGCCACCAGTCAGTCAGTCGCTGCTTGCTTGCTAGTCTCCACCGGCGGCCACCGTTCAGTTCAGTCGCTGCACTGCACAAAACGCAAAACGCAGAGGGAAAAAAACGCAGGTGATTTTCGCTTATCTTTTTTGTGCCTTTGTTGAGATGCCTATATTTGTTTGGTTTGAGATGCACCTATGAGTTTGTTCACTGTGTGTTGGCTTGATTTTTGGTTGTAATTATTGGATGGCTTTGCTGCGTTTTTGGTTTTACTGCGTTTTTGGTTGATTTATATGATGAAATGAGATTTAAAAAAAGGAAGAGTAGTGATAGAATAatgatatgtatatatgtatgaaTGGATTAGAAATATATTAACCTTGCTCTTTGATTGATTGAATGCTTGCTTATTACAATTTTGTAAGGACTCCTTCACTCCTTACAGTGAAGCTTTTCAGTGATGGAGTTTTTTTACCAAATTCCTATTGAAATTGGGATTGAATTGGGATTGAAATTAGGATTGAATTGGGATTGAATTGATTGGGATTGAATTGGGATTGAAATTTCTATTGAAATTTCTATTAGTTGAAATTACTCTCATTTGAATTACTGTTTGTATTTAGTTGAATTGGGATTGAAATTGCTGTTATTTGAATTACTGTTTGTATTTAGTTGAATTGGGATTGAAATTGCTGTTAGTTGAATTGCTATCACTTGCATATTGGTCTTTTCAGAATGGACAAATTCATAACTAAAAGAcgtttcgaatttttttttgacgttttgaattttttttgctgATATATTTTAGCCCCGGCTCATCCGGGTCCGCCACTGCATACAGCCACCCAATCTCAGCTTTATCTCTCTGCTGCCGGCAACCAATATCGGCTCTCTCTCCTTGCCGTCGATCTAGGAAGAAGGCTCTCTCTCTACCATGACAGGTTTGTTTTTTTGCTTgacgagcttcgagctcgagccgCTCGTCGAACCGCTCgacgagcttcgagctcgagccgaacccata
The DNA window shown above is from Euphorbia lathyris chromosome 1, ddEupLath1.1, whole genome shotgun sequence and carries:
- the LOC136218004 gene encoding pentatricopeptide repeat-containing protein At1g74900, mitochondrial-like; the protein is METKPHCNLTSSPPPVLSEATELAALILNSSNSRTLAQSLHSPTIKWSPELVNAVLKRLWNHGPKALQFFNLLSHHPSYSHHASSFDHVIDISARLCDFRTMRTLISHMHSYRFGPSPRTFAIVAERYASMGKPHKALNLFMSMHEYGCFQDLSSFNTLLDVLCKSKRVEMAYNLFKALRGKFKADHITYNIMVNGWCLIKRTPKALEVLKEMVERGLTPNLTTYNTMLNGYLKFGQINEAWDLFLEMKRRKCEIDVVTYTSLIHGFGVVGEIKRAQNVFNRMVNEGVLPSVATYNALIQVLCKKDNVENAIMVFEEMVKKGYVPNSTTYNLVIRGLCYAGEMQRAMTFMERMKDDECEPNVQTYNISIRYFCDGGEIDKGLDLFKKMGSGDCLPNLDTYNILISAMFVRKKSDDLLVAGNLLIKMVDRGFLPGKFTFNQVLDGLLLTGNQDFARKILRLQGQCGRLPRKIKL